From a region of the Salminus brasiliensis chromosome 4, fSalBra1.hap2, whole genome shotgun sequence genome:
- the hs3st1l1 gene encoding heparan sulfate (glucosamine) 3-O-sulfotransferase 1-like1 yields the protein MAGLLGSVFLLVLQTYAAPPEFIQVWPSASTSGPGHLDNETVTPSLVPPPGTSKRTPHSIIIGVRKGGTRALLEMLDIHPEVAAAATEVHFFDWDENYAKGLEWYRELMPYSYPHQITIEKTPGYFTSPLAPARIRAMNSSIRLLLILRDPAERVISDYTQVYFNRLENHKPVQAIEDMLVRNGGLNTRYKAIQRSLYDIHMRNWLLHFSLEQIHIVDGDTLIHDPLPELQKVERFLELPPRIVASNFYFNQTKGFYCIRSDGRERCLHESKGRPHPPVNSTVLQQLRSYFRQHNRNFFRLVGRTFNWH from the coding sequence ATGGCTGGCCTGCTGGGTTCTGTGTTTCTCCTGGTCCTGCAGACTTATGCTGCCCCTCCAGAGTTCATCCAGGTGTGGCCCAGTGCGTCCACCTCAGGGCCTGGACACCTGGATAACGAGACAGTCACCCCTTCCCTGGTTCCTCCCCCAGGCACTAGCAAGCGCACCCCCCACAGCATCATCATAGGTGTCCGTAAAGGAGGCACCCGTGCTCTGCTTGAGATGCTTGACATTCATCCAGAAGTTGCAGCAGCAGCTACTGAGGTTCACTTCTTCGACTGGGACGAGAACTACGCCAAGGGCTTGGAGTGGTACCGCGAGCTGATGCCCTATTCATACCCCCACCAGATCACCATAGAAAAGACCCCAGGTTACTTCACCTCACCCTTAGCTCCGGCACGCATCCGTGCCATGAACTCCTCCATTAGACTCCTACTGATCCTGAGAGACCCGGCTGAGAGAGTGATCTCGGACTACACACAGGTCTACTTCAACCGACTGGAAAACCACAAGCCTGTGCAGGCCATCGAGGACATGCTGGTCAGGAATGGAGGTCTAAACACTCGCTACAAGGCCATTCAGCGCAGTCTCTATGACATCCACATGAGGAACTGGCTCCTGCActtctctctggagcagatccacATCGTGGACGGTGACACACTGATCCATGACCCGTTGCCTGAGCTGCAAAAGGTGGAGCGCTTCCTGGAGTTGCCGCCCCGAATCGTAGCCTCCAACTTTTACTTCAACCAGACAAAGGGCTTCTACTGCATCCGCAGTGATGGCAGAGAGCGGTGCCTGCATGAGTCAAAAGGACGTCCTCACCCACCCGTAAACAGTACTGTCCTCCAGCAGCTTCGCTCCTACTTCCGCCAGCACAACCGCAACTTTTTCCGGCTGGTCGGGCGCACTTTTAACTGGCACTAG